A genomic segment from Aquila chrysaetos chrysaetos chromosome 11, bAquChr1.4, whole genome shotgun sequence encodes:
- the EEF1AKMT2 gene encoding EEF1A lysine methyltransferase 2, with translation MAAAMAVAGERPGRPAGPGPGPGRGEEPFSPSVLGTREHWDAAYERELQTFQDIGDAGEIWFGEESMVRIIKWLEKQKVPHDSPVLDIGTGNGVLLIELAKSGYTNLTGIDYSPSAIQLSEKVREKEGMSDIKLKVEDFLAPSAELSGFEICIDKGTFDAISLNPDNAVGKRKQYVRSLCSVLKPEGFFLITSCNWTKEELLNEFREGFEILEELPTPKFCFGGRIGNSVTALVFQRKKVRPSILDKLD, from the exons ATGGCGGCGGCGATGGCGGTGGCTGGGGAGCGGCCCGggcgccccgcggggccggggccggggccggggcgcggggaggAGCCCTTCAGCCCCTCGGTGCTGGGCACCAGAGAGCA CTGGGATGCTGCATATGAAAGAGAACTGCAGACTTTTCAAGACATTGGAGATGCTGGGGAAATTTG GTTTGGAGAAGAAAGCATGGTTCGCATAATCAAATGgttggaaaaacaaaaggtcCCCCATGACAGCCCTGTGCTTGACATTGGAACTGGAAACGGTGTTTTACTGATTGAATTG GCAAAGTCTGGCTACACGAATCTCACTGGGATTGATTACTCTCCTTCTGCAATACAACTTTCAGAAAaagtaagagagaaagaagggatgTCTGACATTAAATTAAAG GTAGAAGACTTCCTGGCTCCATCAGCTGAGCTGTCAGGATTTGAGATTTGTATTGACAAGGGGACTTTTGATGCCATAAGCCTTAATCCTGATAACGCGGTGGGAAAGAGGAAGCAGTACGTGAGATCTCTCTGCAGTGTATTGAAACCAGAGGGCTTTTTCCTCATAACGTCTTGCAACTGGACCAAGGAGGAGCTGTTGAATGAGTTCAGAGAAG GATTTGAAATTCTGGAGGAGCTGCCAACACCCAAGTTTTGCTTTGGAGGAAGAATTGGAAACAGTGTAACAGCATTggttttccaaaggaaaaaagtgaggCCATCCATCTTGGACAAATTAGATTAG